The window CCGTTTGCCGTGCTTCCGTACTTCTGGATTCCCGAGGAGAATATTGACCTGCGTGTACGGCGTGACCATGTGTCGTATGACGTGTGGGAGAGGCAGGGATTCCTTATGACCACCGAGGGAAATGTGGTGCATTACGGATTTATCGAGGCGTTCATCGAGCGGCTTGGTGAGAAGTACAACATCCGCGAGATTGCCTTTGACCGATGGGGCGCGGTTCAGATGGTGCAGAATCTCGAAGGGATGGGCTTTACCGTTGTTCCGTTCGGGCAGGGCTTCAAGGATATGAGTCCACCAACCAAGGAGTTGATGAAGCTGACTCTGGAAAAGAAAATAGCGCACGGCGGGCATCCCGTCATGCGCTGGATGGCAGACAACATCTTCATTCGCACCGACCCTGCGGGGAACATCAAGGCGGATAAGGAGAAGTCCACCGAGCGGATTGACGGCGTGATCGCGCTCATCATGGCGCTCGACCGTGCGATCCGTTGCGGGAATGATACGTCGGAATCGGTGTATGAAAATCGTGGTGTGTGGGTGTTCTAAGTAGTGAGATGATGTTTATGAACTTTTTCAGCAAATTTTCTCGATCACGGGACAAGCCTGCGAATCGTTTCGGATTATGAAAACATGAGAGACAGGCAACATATATTTTTCTAGATATCACGGCACTTATTCGAAATTTGTTCGAGAATATCTCTGCGATTTGAAAAAACTTCATTTTTACAGTGATCTACGATTTGTTGGTTAAAAGAATCTATTTTATCCGTGTCAGCGATTATAATATTTGTGTTTGAGTTTCCTTTAGAACATCCATGCTTATGGGCTATACATAGTTTCATTGCTACAAATGGTGATAAAGGATAGTAAAACTCAGATTTATCCTTTAAATCTCTACCTGTTAAGTTTATCAGCGGAGTATCAGATGTAACAAAAGGAGTGCTTGTTCGGTTTTCTATGCGTTCAATCCAAGTATGCCAATTACGTGATACGTTAAGTGCCATTTTCTCAGCAAAAAAAATTGTTACAAGGTTAGCATGAAAATTCGTGTTTTTATTTCCCATTTTATCTAGATTATCAGCTTTGAATTTCTCAAAACCTTTCTTCTGCGCCTCTATCCTTACAGGAGAACGTAAGTATTGCATAAAAAAGAACCTGTGAAATTCATGCTTGAGATCAATGTTATCCCCGTGTATCATAGCATTAAGGCATATATCCATTAAGTCATCATCACTCTTTTGGCCTTCTCCTGCAATAATTCTAAACTTTATTTCATCGAGCATTGTATTCATTGCAATTTGCATGACACTATCTTGATAAAAAGATACCTCATTCCTAACAATAGAGTCAAGAAACTTATTTTCATTATCAATATCTTCATAATTGCACATAATAGTTTCAACAAAATCGCGTTTAGAGTTGGCATCTGAGAAAATATTTGGATTTAGTGTCATTTTCACGGGCATGTCTTTTTCCATATGGTCGATGAATTGTGTAAGAAGTGATACATCTTCTTGGGTGAATCCCGTTATGTCATAGTAATACTTTTCGAACCCGACATTTGCTAGGAGTACTGGCTTATCTGGCAATTGCGGTTGTGTTCCTATAGGTTTTTTCCGATAGACGAATATTCTACCGTTACTGTCATTTTTTTGATCCCAGCGTTTTAAATATCCACGCCAAACATAATGTTGCGCTTTTGTTCCCACAGTAATCACCTCATTAAAAATAGGTTCTCTTTAATATAAAGAGATAAACATCTAAGGAGTATGATGCTATGAATCTATTTAGCAAAATCTTCCGTTCGCGGGACAAGCCCCAGAATCATCTTGGTGGCTTGTCCTTTTTGTTTGGGCAGACGGCAGCGGGTAAGGCGGTCAACGAGCGAACGGCAATGCAGACAACGGCGGTCTATGCCTGTGTCCGTATTCTTGCCGAATCAATCGCAGGGCTGCCGCTCCATGTCTACGCCTACCAAGGGCAAGGCAAAGAGCGCGTGCCGGAGCATCCGCTGTATTTCCTGCTTCACGATGCGCCGAATCCCGAGATGACCTCCTTTATATTTCGCGAAACAATGATGAGTCACCTTCTTTTGTGGGGGAATGCCTACGCACAAATTTTGCGCGATGGCAGGGGTAAGGTTCTCGGACTCTATCCGCTCCTCCCGGACAAGATGGAAGTCAGCCGTGACAGCCGCACGGGTGAGCTTTACTACACCTACACGAGAAGCACGGAGGAGAATCCGAACTTTGCGGACAAGGGACAGATTCGTTTGCGCCGTGAGGATGTGCTGCATATTCCGGGGCTTGGATTTGACGGACTTGTGGGATATTCACCTATCGCCATGGCGAAGAACGCCATCGGCATTGCTCTTGCGACGGAAGAATATGGCGCGGCGTTCTTCAAAAACGGTGCACGTCCGGGTGGTGTCTTGGAGCATCCCGGTGTCCTCAAAGACCCGTCGAAGCTCCGTGAGAGCTGGCACGCTGTCTACGGTGGTACGATGAACACGGGCAGGATCGCCGTCCTCGAGGAAGGTGTAAAGTATCAGCAGATTGCCATACCGCCCGAGGAGGCGCAGTTCCTTGAGACACGAAAGTTCCAGATCGACGAGATTGCACGGCTCTACCGTGTGCCGCCGCATATGGTCGGGGATTTGGAGAAATCCTCGTTTTCGAACATCGAGCAACAGTCCTTGGAGTTCGTCAAATACACTTTGAATCCATGGGTAATGCGATGGGAGCAGTCGCTGCAGAAAGCATTTCTGACAGAGAAGGAGCGGAAGGCTTATTTCATCCGCTTCAACGTGGACGGGCTGCTGCGCGGGGATTACAAGAGCCGTATGGAGGGATATGCCATTGGTCGGCAGAACGGATGGCTGTCGGCGAACGACATCCGAAGTCTTGAGGACATGAATCCGATTGAATCTACCGAGGGTGGTGATTTGTACCTCATCAACGGGAATATGACAAAACTGAGGGACGCAGGGCTGTTTGCCGGAAGGCAGAAGGGAGTAAGTGATGAAACGTAAATTTTGGAACTGGGTACGGAACGAGGGAGAGAAGCGTGTCTTGCTTCTGGACGGTGAGATTTCGGATGAGACGTGGTGGGGCGATGAAGTCACACCTGCAATCTTTCGCTCTGAACTGAATGCCGCCGAGGGAGATGTTGACCTCTGGATCAACTCACCAGGCGGTGACTGCTATGCGGCGGCACAGATCTACAATATGCTCATGGAGTATAAGGGAAACGTCAATGTCAAAATTGACGGGATTGCGGCTTCTGCTGCATCCGTTGTCGCTATGGCAGGATCAACGGTTGAGATGTCACCCGTGGCCACCATTATGATCCATAATCCGATGACTGTTTCCATCGGAGATACGCACGAGATGGAGCGGACGATCACGTTCCTCTCCGAAATCAAGGAGAGTATCATCAACGCCTACGAGATCAAGACGGGGCTGTCCCGTGCGAAGATTTCACGGCTGATGGATGCCGAGACATGGATGAACGCAAAGAAGGCGGTGGAGCTTGGATTTGCGGATTCCGTTCTCTATGCAGACGTTCAGCGTCCTGTGACCGATGCGGCAGACGGGCTGATCTTCTCCCGTGCCGCCGTCACGAACTCCCTGCTCTCGAAATTCGGGCAGGGAACACACAATGTCGATGCAGAGCCGCTCAAAAGACGGCTCTTTTCTATTTCACACTAACGGAGGGAAAAAGATCATGGATAAGATCATGGCAATGCGCGAGAAGCGTGCAGAAATGTGGGAACAGGCAAAGCAGTTTCTGGATTCTCACGAAAAGGACGGGCATCTCACAGC of the Selenomonas dianae genome contains:
- a CDS encoding DUF4238 domain-containing protein produces the protein MGTKAQHYVWRGYLKRWDQKNDSNGRIFVYRKKPIGTQPQLPDKPVLLANVGFEKYYYDITGFTQEDVSLLTQFIDHMEKDMPVKMTLNPNIFSDANSKRDFVETIMCNYEDIDNENKFLDSIVRNEVSFYQDSVMQIAMNTMLDEIKFRIIAGEGQKSDDDLMDICLNAMIHGDNIDLKHEFHRFFFMQYLRSPVRIEAQKKGFEKFKADNLDKMGNKNTNFHANLVTIFFAEKMALNVSRNWHTWIERIENRTSTPFVTSDTPLINLTGRDLKDKSEFYYPLSPFVAMKLCIAHKHGCSKGNSNTNIIIADTDKIDSFNQQIVDHCKNEVFSNRRDILEQISNKCRDI
- a CDS encoding phage portal protein, which translates into the protein MNLFSKIFRSRDKPQNHLGGLSFLFGQTAAGKAVNERTAMQTTAVYACVRILAESIAGLPLHVYAYQGQGKERVPEHPLYFLLHDAPNPEMTSFIFRETMMSHLLLWGNAYAQILRDGRGKVLGLYPLLPDKMEVSRDSRTGELYYTYTRSTEENPNFADKGQIRLRREDVLHIPGLGFDGLVGYSPIAMAKNAIGIALATEEYGAAFFKNGARPGGVLEHPGVLKDPSKLRESWHAVYGGTMNTGRIAVLEEGVKYQQIAIPPEEAQFLETRKFQIDEIARLYRVPPHMVGDLEKSSFSNIEQQSLEFVKYTLNPWVMRWEQSLQKAFLTEKERKAYFIRFNVDGLLRGDYKSRMEGYAIGRQNGWLSANDIRSLEDMNPIESTEGGDLYLINGNMTKLRDAGLFAGRQKGVSDET
- a CDS encoding head maturation protease, ClpP-related, which translates into the protein MKRKFWNWVRNEGEKRVLLLDGEISDETWWGDEVTPAIFRSELNAAEGDVDLWINSPGGDCYAAAQIYNMLMEYKGNVNVKIDGIAASAASVVAMAGSTVEMSPVATIMIHNPMTVSIGDTHEMERTITFLSEIKESIINAYEIKTGLSRAKISRLMDAETWMNAKKAVELGFADSVLYADVQRPVTDAADGLIFSRAAVTNSLLSKFGQGTHNVDAEPLKRRLFSISH